One window of Magallana gigas chromosome 2, xbMagGiga1.1, whole genome shotgun sequence genomic DNA carries:
- the LOC105320934 gene encoding uncharacterized protein gives MIDPPQRSSMWRVYQGFTPNYNDMELFCGGREKQWNELGGKCGTCGDPYDAPVRENEAGGIYATGAIGKRYKRGDIIKVKIVLTAYHKGYFQFKICPHNNPTQRVSQACLDQNRLTLAGTNQYFFYPTKSGVYYIDLQLPRNMECTQCVLQWHYITGNSPGFPPEMFINCADIAISPP, from the exons ATGATAGATCCACCCCAGCGATCCTCCATGTGGAGGGTGTATCAAGGGTTTACTCCAAATTACAACGACATGGAACTCTTCTGCGGAGGACGAGAG AAACAATGGAATGAACTCGGTGGTAAATGTGGAACATGTGGTGATCCTTACGATGCACCAGTTCGTGAAAACGAGGCTGGAGGAATCTATGCAACAGGAGCGATTGGTAAGAGATACAAACGAGGAGATATTATTAAG GTAAAGATAGTATTGACGGCATACCATAAAGGTTACTTCCAATTTAAAATCTGTCCCCACAACAACCCCACACAGCGCGTTTCGCAGGCCTGCCTAGATCAAAATCGACTGACTCTGGCGGGAACCAACCAATACTTCTTCTACCCCACCAAGTCAGGGGTATACTATATAGACCTTCAACTCCCCCGAAACATGGAGTGTACACAGTGTGTTCTTCAGTGGCACTATATTACAG GTAATTCGCCGGGATTTCCACCAGAGATGTTCATAAACTGCGCTGATATCGCTATTTCTCCGCCATAA